ACTTGCTTTTATACCTACAAAATTACAGATAGGGAGAATTAAAGGGTTGGTCCTTGTAGGAGCTTACATATTATTTATAGCACTCGCATTTGCGGCCTAACGTAAACTGGTTGCTCGTAAAATTTACAATCGTATTAAGTATGTCAATATGTTGATTATATAATGCTCTTATTGTCTTCAAAGTACGCTTTCGCGAAAGCGTAACACAAAAAAAATGCTCAACCTAAGTTGAGCATTTTTACATTTATATATAAATCAGAATTAAACCTTTGCAGTTTTTACAGTCTCGATAATACGACCTGCTACGCGGTATGGATCTGCGTTTGAAGCTGGACGACGATCTTCTAGCCATCCTTTCCATCCTTGCTCTACAGTGATAATAGGGATACGTAATGACGCTCCACGATCTGATACTCCATAAGAGAAGTCCGAAATAGAAGCAGTCTCGTGATCTCCAGTAAGACGCTGCTCATTGTGAGCTCCGTATGCTTTAATATGTTCTTTTGTAAATGGACGGAAAGCCTCACATATTTTTTCGTAAGTTTCTTTAGACCCACAAGTTCTCAGTACTTCATTTGAGAAGTTTGCGTGCATACCAGAACCGTTCCAGTCTCCTTTTACTGGTTTAGGGTGATACTCAATGTACCATCCATACTGCTCAGTAAGACGATCTAGAAGGTAACGTGATACCCATATTTCATCTCCAGCTTTTTTTGCTCCTTTTGCAAATAATTGGTATTCCCACTGTCCAGAAGCAACCTCTTGGTTAATTCCTTCAAAGTTAAGACCAGCCTCGATACAAAGGTCTGCGTGCTCTTCTACAAAATCACGACCATGTGTATGACGACCTCCTACAGAACAGTAATACATTCCTTGTGGTCCTGGGTATCCACCTATTGGGAAACCTAAAGGTAGTTGAGTTTCTCTATCCATGATAAAATATTCTTGCTCAAAACCGAACCAGAAATCATTATCATCATCATCTATTTTTGCTCTGTGGTTTGATGCATGTGGCGTACCATCTGCACTTAGCACTTCTGTCATTACTAAAAATCCATCAGTACGTTGTGGATCTGGGTAGATAGCTACTGGTTTTAGAAGACAATCTGAAGCTCCTCCAGATGCTTGCTTAGTAGAAGACCCATCAAAAGACCATATTGGACAGTCTTCTAATTTTCCGCTAAAGTCGTTTACAACTTTAGTCTTGCTTCTCATATTTTGTGTGGGTGTGTACCCGTCTAACCAAATGTATTCTAGTTTTGACTTACTCATAATAGCATTTAATGTTTTAGTTAACGAAGGCAAATATAAAATAATTTTAAAAGGCAATCAGTATTTTAGGGCTTAGTTATTAAAAAATATTGATTTTTATAAACAACCCCTTAAAAT
The genomic region above belongs to Dokdonia sp. Dokd-P16 and contains:
- a CDS encoding glutamine synthetase beta-grasp domain-containing protein; amino-acid sequence: MSKSKLEYIWLDGYTPTQNMRSKTKVVNDFSGKLEDCPIWSFDGSSTKQASGGASDCLLKPVAIYPDPQRTDGFLVMTEVLSADGTPHASNHRAKIDDDDNDFWFGFEQEYFIMDRETQLPLGFPIGGYPGPQGMYYCSVGGRHTHGRDFVEEHADLCIEAGLNFEGINQEVASGQWEYQLFAKGAKKAGDEIWVSRYLLDRLTEQYGWYIEYHPKPVKGDWNGSGMHANFSNEVLRTCGSKETYEKICEAFRPFTKEHIKAYGAHNEQRLTGDHETASISDFSYGVSDRGASLRIPIITVEQGWKGWLEDRRPASNADPYRVAGRIIETVKTAKV